A genome region from Corallococcus soli includes the following:
- a CDS encoding Mu transposase domain-containing protein encodes MPALRPLPARRFTPVLWKAVRVHQDSHVLFERRFYSVPWRLVGSEVWLRVTDTSLEAYAHDVRVATHARRGGGLYSTHEAHLPQHRADLRHRSRGYWEGRAARLGEDVLTYVRAVFDSDDVLSQLRAVQAIVTHLEGFPPERAQAAARRAHYYGAYTYRAIKNLLRQGLDLQPLPLALAAPASPSLPQPRFARSVAELLHPSAVPQESEIESH; translated from the coding sequence CTGCCCGCCCTGCGACCCCTGCCCGCCAGGCGCTTCACGCCCGTCCTCTGGAAGGCCGTGCGCGTCCACCAGGACAGCCACGTCCTCTTCGAGCGGCGCTTCTACTCCGTGCCCTGGCGCCTCGTCGGCAGCGAAGTCTGGCTGCGCGTCACCGACACCAGCCTGGAGGCCTACGCGCACGACGTGCGCGTGGCCACGCACGCCCGGCGCGGCGGTGGCCTCTACAGCACCCACGAGGCGCACCTGCCCCAGCACCGCGCGGACTTGCGCCACCGCAGCCGCGGCTACTGGGAAGGGCGGGCCGCGAGGCTGGGCGAGGACGTCCTCACCTACGTGCGCGCCGTCTTCGACTCAGACGACGTGCTCTCCCAGCTGCGTGCCGTGCAGGCCATCGTCACCCACCTGGAAGGCTTCCCGCCCGAGCGCGCCCAGGCCGCGGCCCGCAGGGCCCACTACTACGGCGCATATACCTACCGGGCCATCAAGAATCTGCTGCGCCAGGGACTGGACTTGCAGCCGCTGCCCCTGGCGCTCGCCGCCCCGGCGTCGCCCTCGCTTCCTCAGCCGCGCTTCGCACGCAGCGTGGCCGAGCTGCTGCACCCCTCCGCCGTGCCCCAGGAGTCCGAAATTGAGTCCCACTGA
- a CDS encoding IS66 family transposase, whose amino-acid sequence MRQQKSVPVLAALRAWLEEQTPFHPPKGPLGQALSYARRQWDALTRFVCDARLPLDNNRSEGALRKAALGRKNFLFVGHEAAGENLAGLYALVATCEANGVNPEDYLADVLLRVQTHPNARIGELLPHEWKRLRAADASQRLAS is encoded by the coding sequence CTGCGCCAGCAGAAGAGTGTTCCCGTCCTCGCCGCGCTGCGCGCCTGGCTGGAGGAGCAGACGCCGTTCCATCCTCCGAAGGGGCCGCTGGGCCAGGCCCTCTCCTACGCCCGAAGACAGTGGGACGCTCTCACCCGATTCGTCTGCGACGCGCGTCTGCCCCTGGACAACAACCGCAGCGAGGGCGCGTTGAGAAAAGCGGCCCTGGGCAGGAAGAACTTCCTCTTCGTCGGCCACGAAGCCGCGGGCGAGAACCTCGCCGGCCTCTACGCGCTGGTTGCCACCTGCGAGGCCAACGGCGTCAATCCCGAGGACTACCTCGCCGACGTGCTGCTGCGCGTCCAGACGCACCCGAACGCCCGCATCGGCGAGTTGCTGCCGCACGAATGGAAGCGTCTGCGCGCAGCCGACGCATCCCAACGCCTCGCGTCTTAA